Proteins from a single region of Kineosporia corallincola:
- a CDS encoding CCA tRNA nucleotidyltransferase produces the protein MPQTPSDHLTEARRAAAARLIPLQPLLADLGDVFTSAGHRLALVGGPVRDALLGRDSPDLDFTTDARPEETIRLLRGWGDSHWDIGKAFGTIGAKKGEHVVEVTTYRADVYREDSRKPEVAYGDTLEADLLRRDFTVNAMALELPSLTFVDPYGGLADLAARTLRTPGAPEVSFGDDPLRMMRAARFAAQLGFTVAPEAVAAMKDMADRISIVSAERIRVELEKLLLAPDPRPGLELLVSTGLAERVLPELPALKLEIDEHHRHKDVYEHSLIVLEQAIALEDGPEGPVPGPDLVLRLAAILHDIGKPATRRFEPGGGVSFHHHEMEGAKLTTRRMRALRFDKDTTQQVSRLVQLHLRFHGYGDGAWTDSAVRRYVTDAGPLLDRLHKLTRSDCTTRNKRKAARLAGAYDDLERRIAELRDQEELDSVRPDLDGNQIMEILGIPAGRDVGRAWKFLKELRLDRGQIGFDEAREELLAWWAREQEGAAGDPDGATSARSGGETTTTA, from the coding sequence GTGCCACAGACCCCCTCCGACCACCTGACCGAAGCCCGCCGGGCGGCGGCCGCGCGTCTGATCCCTCTGCAACCCCTGCTCGCCGACCTCGGAGACGTCTTCACCTCCGCAGGTCACAGGCTCGCGCTGGTCGGTGGACCGGTGCGGGACGCGCTGCTGGGGCGGGACAGCCCGGACCTCGACTTCACCACCGATGCGCGCCCGGAAGAAACCATCCGGCTGCTACGCGGGTGGGGTGACTCGCACTGGGACATCGGCAAGGCCTTCGGCACAATCGGTGCCAAGAAGGGCGAGCACGTGGTCGAGGTCACCACCTACCGGGCCGACGTGTACCGGGAGGACTCGCGCAAGCCCGAGGTTGCCTACGGCGACACGCTGGAGGCCGATCTTCTCCGTAGGGACTTCACCGTCAACGCGATGGCCCTGGAACTGCCGTCGCTGACCTTCGTCGACCCGTACGGCGGCCTGGCCGACCTGGCGGCACGCACCCTGCGCACCCCGGGTGCACCCGAGGTCTCGTTCGGCGACGACCCGCTGCGGATGATGCGCGCGGCGCGGTTCGCCGCCCAGCTCGGCTTCACCGTGGCGCCCGAGGCGGTGGCCGCGATGAAGGACATGGCCGACCGGATCTCGATCGTCTCGGCCGAGCGGATCCGGGTGGAGCTGGAGAAGCTGCTGCTCGCCCCCGACCCGCGGCCCGGCCTGGAGCTGCTGGTCTCGACCGGCCTGGCCGAGCGGGTGCTGCCCGAGCTGCCCGCGCTGAAGCTGGAGATCGACGAGCACCACCGGCACAAGGACGTCTACGAGCACTCGCTGATCGTGCTGGAGCAGGCGATCGCGCTGGAGGACGGGCCGGAGGGACCGGTGCCCGGGCCGGACCTGGTGCTGCGCCTGGCCGCGATCCTGCACGACATCGGCAAGCCGGCCACCCGCCGGTTCGAGCCGGGGGGCGGGGTGTCGTTCCACCACCACGAGATGGAGGGCGCCAAGCTCACCACCCGGCGGATGCGGGCCCTGCGGTTCGACAAGGACACGACGCAGCAGGTCTCCCGGCTGGTGCAGCTGCACCTGCGCTTCCACGGGTACGGCGACGGCGCCTGGACCGACTCGGCGGTGCGCCGCTACGTCACCGACGCCGGCCCGTTGCTGGACCGCCTGCACAAGCTCACCCGGTCCGACTGCACCACCCGGAACAAGCGCAAGGCCGCTCGCCTGGCCGGGGCCTACGACGACCTGGAGCGCCGCATCGCCGAACTGCGGGACCAGGAGGAACTGGACTCGGTCCGGCCCGACCTGGACGGCAACCAGATCATGGAGATCCTCGGCATCCCGGCCGGCCGGGACGTCGGCCGGGCCTGGAAGTTCCTCAAGGAGCTGCGGCTCGACCGGGGGCAGATCGGGTTCGACGAGGCGCGTGAGGAACTGCTGGCGTGGTGGGCGAGGGAGCAGGAAGGGGCCGCCGGTGACCCGGACGGCGCAACCTCGGCCCGTTCGGGCGGGGAAACCACCACAACGGCCTAA
- a CDS encoding FHA domain-containing protein has product MQSGIAYAAGQLLAVVAPRTVLVVDAPTDWSLAGPLWELALDDAPVDEILDVLVRRGIRTAPSFAIVRVEADAVRALVRGSVPVCFERAGEPVRLDATGATTWLEGLISGARRVLVGDVEAGSELPFTVSTGVVLVSGLALNCTPTTADGESIAEAPAEAVAAGAVALADAPSAADSAPLSLAGSTGSDHRVVDLTEGESRTPAYSGAPGPEAKQGWSALPSRTGGFSREVNGHVPSVLDSPSTSTPAASSGSSGPLPTPSSFFESRSTGDDDNDDPGELLDVDEPADSTESEQARSFDFDNLLTDDSPKSPAPADLPDPESGGIDGPGLNGHGPGVPPKPRPGGVPAGWPPASDDSEPFSAFRSEPSTPEPPAPTPSWGAPEPAPSAFTPEPTPAPSAFTPEPAPSADPQPALGDLPLRVRGRSLRPEHQAPPAPNSPVNGSRMLGEPDDRSPHNSGSIFEPQGSGFDAPGSAFDSPASAFDAPAPVEESASEVSRVDLPPAFFRGSRNRPDDEPAEAPQDDWQSNQENNAWAPPSRGGFSGTGGFNGQAPAFGGPPAMPDAFRPGTEGDESEAGNGYDDNPVAENDDEPESADQEVEGQREPPRLLGVWCDAGHVTSPDRSECRVCGLTVPPQAPILVARPALGVLVFDNGDRIEVDRPVVLGRDPKSNATAADPEEPILHAVASSTGQVSRTHAEIRPSNWDVLLTDLGAMNGTALTLPGESPQAIEPGVPTVITPGCRVDLGGETGFVFEVEG; this is encoded by the coding sequence GTGCAAAGCGGGATCGCCTATGCCGCAGGGCAACTCCTTGCCGTGGTCGCGCCGAGAACTGTGCTCGTCGTGGACGCGCCGACGGATTGGTCGCTGGCCGGTCCGTTGTGGGAGCTGGCCCTCGACGACGCACCCGTCGACGAGATCCTCGACGTGCTGGTCCGGCGGGGCATCCGCACGGCTCCCAGCTTCGCGATCGTCCGGGTCGAGGCGGACGCCGTGCGCGCCCTCGTCCGGGGATCAGTTCCGGTGTGCTTCGAGCGAGCCGGTGAGCCGGTCCGGCTGGACGCCACGGGCGCCACCACCTGGCTGGAGGGGCTCATCTCGGGCGCCCGCCGGGTTCTGGTCGGCGACGTGGAGGCCGGCTCCGAGCTGCCCTTCACCGTTTCCACCGGGGTGGTGCTGGTCTCAGGCCTGGCCCTGAACTGCACCCCCACCACCGCCGACGGCGAAAGCATCGCCGAGGCTCCCGCCGAGGCCGTCGCGGCCGGTGCGGTGGCTCTCGCCGACGCGCCGTCCGCCGCCGACTCCGCCCCGCTCAGCCTGGCCGGGTCGACCGGTTCCGATCACCGTGTCGTCGACCTGACCGAGGGCGAGTCGCGCACCCCCGCCTACTCCGGCGCTCCCGGCCCGGAGGCCAAGCAGGGCTGGTCCGCGCTGCCCTCCCGCACCGGCGGCTTCTCCCGCGAGGTCAACGGCCACGTCCCGTCGGTGCTGGACTCCCCGTCCACGAGCACCCCGGCGGCGTCCTCCGGCTCCTCCGGCCCGCTCCCCACACCGTCCTCGTTCTTCGAGTCCCGCAGCACCGGCGACGACGACAACGACGACCCGGGCGAGCTGCTCGACGTCGACGAGCCCGCCGACTCCACCGAGAGCGAGCAGGCCCGGTCGTTCGACTTCGACAACCTGCTCACCGACGACTCGCCGAAGAGCCCGGCGCCCGCCGACCTGCCCGACCCGGAGTCCGGTGGCATCGACGGTCCCGGCCTGAACGGTCACGGCCCGGGCGTCCCGCCCAAGCCGCGTCCCGGTGGTGTCCCGGCCGGCTGGCCGCCCGCCTCCGACGACTCGGAGCCGTTCTCCGCGTTCCGGTCCGAGCCGTCCACCCCGGAGCCCCCGGCCCCCACCCCGTCGTGGGGTGCGCCGGAACCGGCCCCGAGCGCCTTCACCCCGGAGCCGACGCCCGCGCCCAGCGCGTTCACGCCCGAGCCCGCTCCGTCGGCCGACCCGCAGCCGGCGCTCGGCGACCTGCCGCTGAGGGTGCGTGGCCGTTCGCTGCGCCCCGAGCACCAGGCGCCGCCGGCTCCGAACTCGCCGGTCAACGGCTCGCGCATGCTCGGCGAGCCGGACGACCGATCGCCGCACAACAGCGGGTCGATCTTCGAGCCGCAGGGCTCGGGCTTCGACGCTCCTGGTTCGGCCTTCGACTCGCCGGCCTCCGCCTTCGACGCCCCGGCGCCGGTCGAGGAGTCCGCGTCCGAGGTGTCCCGGGTGGACCTGCCCCCGGCCTTCTTCCGCGGTTCCCGCAACCGTCCGGACGACGAGCCGGCCGAGGCCCCGCAGGACGACTGGCAGAGCAACCAGGAGAACAACGCCTGGGCCCCGCCCAGCCGTGGTGGCTTCAGCGGCACCGGTGGCTTCAACGGCCAGGCGCCGGCCTTCGGCGGACCGCCGGCCATGCCGGACGCCTTCCGCCCCGGCACCGAGGGCGACGAGTCCGAGGCCGGCAACGGTTACGACGACAACCCGGTCGCCGAGAACGACGACGAGCCGGAGTCCGCCGACCAGGAGGTCGAGGGCCAGCGTGAGCCCCCGCGCCTGCTCGGTGTCTGGTGCGACGCCGGGCACGTCACCTCGCCCGACCGTTCGGAGTGCCGGGTCTGCGGTCTGACCGTCCCGCCGCAGGCGCCGATCCTGGTCGCCCGCCCGGCGCTGGGCGTGCTGGTCTTCGACAACGGTGACCGGATCGAGGTCGACCGCCCGGTCGTGCTCGGCCGTGACCCGAAGTCGAACGCCACCGCGGCCGACCCGGAAGAGCCGATCCTGCACGCGGTGGCCAGCTCCACCGGCCAGGTTTCCCGCACCCACGCCGAGATCCGGCCGTCCAACTGGGACGTCCTGCTCACCGACCTGGGCGCGATGAACGGCACGGCGCTCACCCTGCCGGGCGAGTCGCCGCAGGCGATCGAGCCGGGCGTGCCCACCGTGATCACCCCGGGCTGCCGGGTCGACCTCGGTGGCGAGACCGGCTTCGTGTTCGAGGTCGAGGGCTGA
- a CDS encoding MFS transporter encodes MSANRRSFLSDLLVVLRGGNFRKLFCVRLVSQASDGAFQVGLASLVFFSADRATTPTAVAVAAVVTVVPYTLIGPFTGVLLDVWQRRQVLLLANAVRSVMVLTVALMIFTVGVGPPVFVAALACLSMNRFFLAGLGASLPHVVPRHELVMANAVSPTCGTVATMTGGAVGYGLRTLLGTGDGTDATVVAIAALGYATASLLALRIPRTLLGPDVSAPLNLRSLGSVARDVLRDLRAGAEHVRGRRTVANALGVIGLHRIGYGIMTITVMLLCRNFFSDPGNPDAGVTLLAQAVAALGVGVAAAAFLTPLVAGRIGAWRWIGACLGIAAMVQALFVADAARWLLYLGSFVFGMTGQSIKICVDSILQGDVDDAFRGRVFGFYDVVFNVALVSAAGLSILLLPEDGYSQMVFMDVALLFTVAAVLYTLREHRQRQTSAPVAQTTSGGPVNRTPAGQRNATD; translated from the coding sequence GTGTCCGCGAACAGACGGTCCTTCCTCTCCGACCTGCTGGTGGTGCTCCGGGGCGGGAACTTCCGCAAGCTGTTCTGCGTGCGACTGGTCTCCCAGGCCAGTGACGGCGCCTTCCAGGTCGGCCTGGCCAGCCTCGTCTTCTTCTCCGCCGACCGGGCCACCACCCCCACCGCGGTGGCGGTCGCGGCCGTCGTCACGGTGGTGCCCTACACCCTGATCGGACCGTTCACCGGCGTCCTGCTGGACGTCTGGCAACGACGGCAGGTGCTGCTCCTGGCCAACGCCGTCCGCTCGGTGATGGTGCTGACGGTGGCCCTCATGATCTTCACCGTCGGCGTCGGGCCACCGGTCTTCGTCGCCGCCCTGGCCTGCCTGTCGATGAACCGGTTCTTCCTGGCCGGCCTGGGGGCCTCACTGCCGCACGTGGTGCCCCGGCACGAGCTGGTCATGGCCAACGCGGTCTCCCCCACCTGCGGCACCGTGGCCACGATGACCGGCGGCGCCGTCGGCTACGGCCTGCGCACCCTGCTCGGCACCGGCGACGGCACCGACGCCACGGTGGTCGCGATCGCGGCCCTCGGCTACGCCACCGCCTCGCTGCTCGCGCTGCGCATCCCCCGGACCCTGCTCGGGCCGGACGTCAGCGCCCCGCTGAACCTGCGGTCGCTCGGCTCGGTGGCCCGGGACGTGCTGCGCGATCTCCGGGCCGGAGCGGAGCATGTGCGGGGCCGCCGCACCGTGGCCAACGCGCTCGGGGTGATCGGCCTGCACCGCATCGGCTACGGGATCATGACGATCACGGTGATGTTGCTGTGCCGGAACTTCTTCAGCGACCCCGGAAACCCGGACGCCGGCGTCACGCTGCTGGCGCAGGCCGTGGCCGCGCTGGGTGTCGGGGTGGCCGCGGCCGCCTTCCTCACCCCGCTGGTGGCCGGCCGGATCGGAGCCTGGCGCTGGATCGGCGCCTGCCTGGGCATCGCCGCGATGGTGCAGGCCCTCTTCGTGGCGGACGCCGCCCGGTGGCTGCTCTACCTCGGCTCGTTCGTGTTCGGGATGACCGGCCAGAGCATCAAGATCTGCGTCGACTCGATCCTCCAGGGCGACGTCGACGACGCCTTCCGCGGGCGGGTCTTCGGCTTCTACGACGTCGTGTTCAACGTGGCCCTGGTGTCTGCCGCCGGGCTGTCGATCCTGCTGCTGCCCGAGGACGGCTACTCGCAGATGGTGTTCATGGACGTCGCGCTGCTGTTCACCGTGGCCGCCGTGCTCTACACGCTGCGGGAGCACCGGCAGCGCCAGACCTCCGCACCCGTGGCGCAAACGACCAGCGGGGGCCCGGTGAACCGGACCCCCGCTGGTCAGCGGAACGCTACGGACTGA
- a CDS encoding endonuclease V: MDQNAQVRRTARRGDEVIDTYAAVDVGYPPTGGARAALVLGDSPTFSRLTGARVSMVDDVAPYEPGLFYRRELPPVRAVLSELDRLPDLLVVDGFVDLDPSGTPGMGRYVHDEFGITVVGVAKTAFRTATHALEVRRGTSTRPLLVTAAGLAPEAAASLVRQLAGRHRIPHALRAVDRLSRGLPVEALVPPTAPANG; encoded by the coding sequence TTGGACCAGAATGCCCAGGTCAGGCGAACGGCACGAAGGGGCGACGAGGTGATCGACACATACGCCGCGGTGGATGTCGGATATCCACCCACCGGCGGTGCCCGGGCGGCCCTGGTGCTCGGCGACTCCCCCACCTTCTCGCGGCTCACCGGCGCGCGGGTGTCAATGGTGGACGACGTGGCACCCTACGAGCCCGGTCTGTTCTACCGGCGCGAGCTGCCGCCCGTGCGCGCCGTGCTGTCCGAACTCGACCGGCTGCCGGACCTTCTCGTGGTGGACGGGTTCGTCGACCTCGACCCGTCCGGCACCCCGGGGATGGGCCGCTACGTGCACGACGAGTTCGGCATCACCGTGGTCGGCGTGGCCAAGACCGCGTTCCGCACCGCCACCCACGCCCTGGAGGTGCGCCGCGGCACCTCCACCCGGCCGCTCCTGGTCACCGCCGCCGGGCTGGCGCCGGAGGCCGCGGCGAGCCTGGTGCGACAGCTCGCCGGCCGGCACCGGATCCCGCACGCCCTGCGGGCCGTGGACCGCCTCTCCCGCGGGCTGCCCGTCGAGGCGCTCGTGCCGCCCACCGCACCGGCGAACGGCTGA
- a CDS encoding inositol-3-phosphate synthase: MGSIRVAIVGVGNCASSLVQGVHFYADADPQGTVPGLMHVQFGDYHVRDIEFVAAFDVDAKKVGFDLADAINSSENNTIKIADVPPTGVTVQRGPTLDGLGKYYLETIEQSDEAPVDVVEVLKERQVDVLVSYLPVGSEEADKFYAQAAIDAKVAFVNALPVFIASDPEWAQKFIDAGVPIVGDDIKSQVGATITHRVMAKLFEDRGVVLDRTYQLNVGGNMDFKNMLERDRLESKKISKTQAVTSNIEHDLGARNVHIGPSDYVQWLDDRKWAYVRLEGRAFGDVPLNLEYKLEVWDSPNSAGVIIDALRAAKIAKDRGQGGPVISASSYLMKSPPVQVEDRQARENVEKFIRGEE, encoded by the coding sequence ATGGGCTCCATCCGCGTTGCCATCGTCGGTGTAGGTAACTGCGCGTCCTCGCTGGTGCAGGGCGTGCACTTCTACGCCGACGCTGACCCGCAGGGCACGGTCCCCGGTCTGATGCACGTCCAGTTCGGCGACTACCACGTGCGTGACATCGAGTTCGTCGCGGCGTTCGACGTGGACGCCAAGAAGGTCGGTTTCGACCTCGCGGACGCGATCAACTCCAGCGAGAACAACACCATCAAGATCGCCGACGTGCCGCCGACCGGCGTCACCGTGCAGCGCGGTCCGACGCTCGACGGTCTGGGCAAGTACTACCTGGAGACCATCGAGCAGTCCGACGAGGCTCCGGTCGACGTCGTCGAGGTGCTGAAGGAGCGTCAGGTCGACGTCCTGGTCAGCTACCTGCCGGTGGGCTCGGAGGAGGCCGACAAGTTCTACGCGCAGGCCGCGATCGACGCCAAGGTCGCGTTCGTCAACGCCCTGCCCGTCTTCATCGCCTCCGACCCGGAGTGGGCGCAGAAGTTCATCGACGCCGGTGTCCCGATCGTCGGTGACGACATCAAGAGCCAGGTCGGCGCCACGATCACGCACCGCGTGATGGCGAAGCTGTTCGAGGACCGGGGCGTCGTCCTGGACCGCACGTACCAGCTGAACGTCGGCGGCAACATGGACTTCAAGAACATGCTCGAGCGGGACCGCCTCGAGTCCAAGAAGATCTCCAAGACTCAGGCCGTCACCAGCAACATCGAGCACGACCTCGGCGCCCGCAACGTGCACATCGGCCCGAGCGACTACGTGCAGTGGCTGGACGACCGCAAGTGGGCCTACGTGCGCCTCGAGGGTCGCGCGTTCGGCGACGTGCCGCTGAACCTGGAGTACAAGCTCGAGGTCTGGGACTCCCCGAACTCGGCCGGCGTGATCATCGACGCCCTGCGCGCCGCGAAGATCGCCAAGGACCGCGGCCAGGGCGGACCGGTCATCTCGGCCTCGTCCTACCTGATGAAGTCCCCGCCGGTCCAGGTCGAAGACCGTCAGGCCCGCGAGAACGTGGAGAAGTTCATCCGCGGCGAGGAGTGA
- a CDS encoding PadR family transcriptional regulator gives MGRRSDVLELAVLGLLQESGLHGYELRKRLNALLGPLRALSYGTLYPCLKSLLASGWIREADPVAKAPDSTAPASPLAGRRARIVYELTAEGKERFQSLVSHPGPAAWEDERFDVHFAFFARTDAVTRLQILEGRRSRLEERREGYRQTMQRSRERAEQYTLELQRHGLESVDREVRWLSELIDTERSSNMTHPPDDDGR, from the coding sequence ATGGGCCGTCGCAGTGACGTCCTGGAGCTGGCTGTCCTCGGTCTGCTCCAGGAGTCCGGGCTCCACGGATACGAGTTGCGCAAGCGGCTCAACGCCCTGCTCGGTCCGCTCCGGGCCCTGTCCTACGGCACCTTGTACCCGTGTCTGAAATCGCTGCTGGCCTCCGGCTGGATCCGCGAGGCCGACCCGGTCGCCAAGGCGCCCGACTCCACCGCCCCGGCCTCGCCCCTGGCCGGCCGGCGGGCCCGGATCGTCTACGAGCTCACCGCTGAGGGCAAGGAACGCTTCCAGTCCCTCGTCAGCCACCCCGGGCCCGCGGCCTGGGAGGACGAGCGGTTCGACGTCCACTTCGCCTTCTTCGCCAGGACCGACGCCGTCACCCGGCTTCAGATCCTGGAGGGCCGGCGCAGCCGGCTGGAGGAGCGGCGCGAGGGCTACCGGCAGACGATGCAACGCAGCCGGGAACGCGCCGAGCAGTACACGCTCGAACTACAGCGCCACGGGCTGGAATCCGTGGACCGCGAGGTGCGATGGCTCTCCGAGCTGATCGACACCGAGAGGTCGAGCAACATGACCCACCCCCCTGACGACGACGGCCGGTAG